A stretch of the Planktothricoides raciborskii GIHE-MW2 genome encodes the following:
- a CDS encoding cytochrome ubiquinol oxidase subunit I, protein MDFLSDTVVLSRMQFALTAIFHMLWPVLTTGMAIYLVIVEGLWLKTRNPDYYHHARFWAKLYVLNFGIGVASGVPMEFQFGTNWAPFSEAVGDFFGSVLGFEASMAFMLEAGFLGIMLFGWEKVNPAIHYFATIMVAFGANLSTFWIIAANSWLQTPAGGELVNGKFVVSDYFQAIFNPFMLNSVLHMFFATLETSLFVIGGISAWYILKGRHQGFFSKSFKIVLAAAIAVAPLQIYIGHLSAEQVYQHQPAKLAAMEAQWETIPAGNAAPWSMISLPNETAEKNDWEIAIPNALGYILELKPTLSEPVRGLKEWPPEDRPHMVGLIYYSFRIMVAIGFFLVGLMFWTVVQWIRGQLAEDKIGQQRWLMATWIFAAPLGYIAVESGWIVRCVGRQPWTLYEQIRTVDAASNLPPTNVLTSLTLFAVVYSILFVCALFFGSRIIRKGPNLDLPVPGEAETAETSLKTT, encoded by the coding sequence ATGGACTTTCTCTCAGACACCGTAGTGCTTTCGCGGATGCAATTTGCACTCACGGCTATCTTTCATATGCTATGGCCTGTATTGACTACAGGTATGGCCATTTATTTGGTAATTGTCGAAGGACTCTGGTTAAAAACTCGGAATCCTGACTACTATCATCATGCCCGTTTTTGGGCAAAACTATATGTGCTCAACTTTGGCATTGGGGTAGCTTCTGGAGTCCCGATGGAATTTCAATTTGGCACGAATTGGGCGCCGTTTTCTGAAGCAGTTGGGGACTTTTTTGGCAGTGTTTTGGGCTTTGAAGCTTCTATGGCATTTATGCTAGAAGCGGGCTTTCTAGGCATTATGCTATTTGGCTGGGAAAAAGTCAATCCAGCGATTCATTATTTTGCTACAATTATGGTAGCTTTTGGCGCTAATCTCTCAACATTTTGGATTATTGCGGCGAATTCTTGGCTACAAACTCCCGCTGGTGGCGAACTGGTGAATGGCAAATTTGTGGTTAGCGATTATTTTCAAGCAATTTTTAATCCTTTTATGCTGAATAGCGTCCTCCATATGTTTTTTGCCACCTTGGAGACTTCGTTATTTGTGATTGGCGGAATTAGCGCTTGGTATATTCTCAAAGGTCGCCATCAAGGGTTTTTCAGTAAGTCTTTCAAAATTGTTTTAGCTGCCGCGATCGCTGTTGCCCCATTGCAAATTTATATTGGCCATTTAAGTGCCGAACAAGTCTATCAACATCAACCGGCAAAACTCGCCGCAATGGAAGCCCAATGGGAAACAATTCCCGCTGGCAATGCTGCCCCTTGGAGTATGATTTCTCTCCCCAATGAAACCGCTGAAAAAAATGATTGGGAAATCGCCATTCCTAACGCTTTGGGCTATATTTTGGAACTGAAACCAACCCTCTCAGAACCTGTAAGGGGTTTGAAAGAATGGCCGCCGGAAGATCGCCCGCACATGGTGGGATTAATCTATTATTCTTTTCGGATTATGGTGGCGATCGGTTTTTTCTTAGTCGGGTTAATGTTTTGGACTGTAGTGCAGTGGATACGCGGTCAATTAGCTGAAGATAAAATTGGTCAACAACGTTGGTTAATGGCAACCTGGATTTTTGCCGCACCTTTAGGATATATTGCCGTAGAATCTGGCTGGATTGTTCGCTGTGTGGGACGCCAACCTTGGACACTTTACGAGCAAATCCGTACCGTAGATGCGGCCAGCAATTTGCCCCCAACGAATGTTTTAACCTCTTTAACTCTCTTTGCGGTGGTCTATTCGATTTTGTTTGTTTGCGCCTTATTTTTTGGTAGCCGAATTATTCGCAAAGGCCCAAATTTAGACCTACCAGTTCCCGGAGAAGCAGAAACAGCAGAAACCAGTCTTAAAACCACTTAA
- a CDS encoding TetR/AcrR family transcriptional regulator, with translation MESLQSLDLTSPKACQILEGARSAFLELGYEGTSVEEIARRAQVSKGTIYNYFPDKQTLFIAVVHGECQKQTQRIFKVDQDTEDIETLLRDIALHFVELLLSPFAQNIFRIAIAETPRFPELGRAFYNSGSEVGRKRLMDVMAGAMAKGELAIADLELAADQFIELCKADLFYKQLLGIKTNPTTAEIQRVADGAVTTFLKAFGK, from the coding sequence ATGGAAAGTTTACAATCACTCGATTTAACCAGCCCCAAGGCTTGTCAAATTCTGGAAGGGGCAAGAAGCGCCTTCTTGGAACTCGGCTATGAGGGCACAAGCGTCGAAGAAATTGCTCGCCGCGCCCAAGTCTCTAAAGGCACAATCTATAATTATTTCCCAGATAAGCAGACGTTGTTTATCGCCGTGGTACATGGGGAATGCCAAAAGCAAACCCAACGGATTTTTAAGGTAGATCAAGATACGGAAGACATAGAAACTTTATTGCGTGATATTGCCCTTCATTTTGTGGAATTACTCCTGTCTCCTTTTGCCCAAAATATATTTAGAATTGCGATCGCGGAAACCCCGCGATTTCCTGAACTCGGTCGGGCATTTTATAATTCTGGTTCAGAGGTGGGCAGAAAGCGTTTAATGGATGTGATGGCAGGGGCAATGGCCAAGGGAGAATTGGCGATCGCGGATTTAGAATTAGCCGCTGACCAATTTATTGAACTCTGTAAAGCCGACCTCTTTTATAAACAATTGCTGGGCATCAAAACCAATCCGACAACAGCGGAAATTCAGCGAGTTGCGGACGGGGCGGTAACAACTTTTCTTAAAGCCTTTGGCAAATAA
- a CDS encoding HlyD family efflux transporter periplasmic adaptor subunit, producing the protein MNNHKSPPKLSSNGSSKNIHNYLMVDEARHERNGSGKIATYPTELITKSSEFPTDLTDDPVNIEETFTVDDRPFEVSEKPAAKKFSVFKIMLWALPLLAIALGIGVFASRRISDPVAVPEPTPVTIPAGASNGNGSPLPVRVVQAKSGAIQEWVHSDGSVSAVRGKHLRFEVPGTITYIKKVDGRDLREGDYVYEGELLAQIDDRKLQADLVQSNAAIWQAQEQQSVAMANLAQTKANLGQAQATVEQLQANVAQAKAKLGQVRAGLAQAEARKQASIANVREAKANLEARMADRDLAEVELRRRQELYDEGVISASDRDVYQNKLDNAKSAVNATQSRIQAAEEEVTAAESNIQATEQDIAAAESQVRAAESQVRAAESQVEAVQGSIAAAAAQVDATSAGIESARAQSNRANVTLEDTEIRAPFDGMVAFLNIREGDYWSPQQLSSQTAQNVVETVPIILIDPNEFEVQIELPAFDGTQVSPGQTAFVVLDEDLNSAYRDSLNNETLISVASAEGEVFSVSPSVTPGGRAVNVKVRINRINPEKRDRGALRMQSRLRNGARVSAWIAVKEAANTTVIPANVIVYRDQKPFVFVVQEKDGKQFVEQRPVTIGIKGISQQEILEGIKPGDRLVTDGKNLLVNNAPVDVVD; encoded by the coding sequence ATGAACAACCACAAATCACCCCCAAAATTATCATCGAATGGTTCCAGCAAAAATATCCATAATTATCTGATGGTGGATGAAGCCCGCCATGAGAGAAATGGTTCGGGTAAAATTGCGACTTATCCCACTGAATTGATTACAAAAAGTAGCGAATTTCCTACAGATTTAACCGACGATCCAGTCAATATAGAAGAGACTTTTACTGTTGACGATCGCCCCTTTGAAGTATCAGAAAAACCAGCGGCTAAAAAGTTTTCTGTATTCAAAATAATGCTCTGGGCTTTGCCATTATTAGCGATCGCCCTGGGTATTGGCGTGTTTGCGTCTCGGCGCATTTCCGACCCAGTGGCAGTCCCAGAACCCACCCCAGTCACCATTCCCGCAGGGGCAAGCAACGGCAACGGATCGCCCCTACCTGTGCGGGTGGTGCAAGCTAAGTCAGGGGCGATTCAGGAATGGGTGCATAGTGATGGGTCTGTGTCTGCTGTCCGGGGCAAACATTTGCGCTTTGAAGTGCCAGGAACGATTACTTATATTAAAAAGGTCGATGGCCGGGATTTGCGGGAGGGAGATTATGTTTATGAGGGCGAACTCTTGGCCCAAATCGACGATCGCAAACTCCAAGCGGATTTGGTTCAGTCCAATGCTGCTATCTGGCAAGCCCAAGAACAACAAAGCGTGGCGATGGCAAATTTAGCTCAAACGAAGGCTAATTTAGGCCAAGCCCAAGCCACGGTGGAACAACTACAAGCGAATGTGGCTCAAGCAAAGGCAAAATTAGGGCAAGTTCGGGCGGGTTTGGCTCAAGCAGAGGCCAGAAAACAAGCCAGCATCGCCAATGTTCGGGAAGCGAAAGCTAATCTGGAAGCGAGAATGGCCGATCGCGACTTAGCAGAGGTGGAACTGCGGCGACGACAAGAACTTTATGATGAAGGGGTGATTTCCGCCAGCGATCGCGACGTTTACCAAAACAAACTCGACAACGCTAAATCTGCGGTCAATGCCACCCAAAGCCGCATTCAAGCCGCTGAAGAGGAAGTAACCGCAGCGGAGAGTAACATTCAAGCCACCGAACAAGATATCGCCGCAGCGGAAAGCCAAGTGCGGGCAGCGGAAAGCCAGGTGCGGGCAGCGGAAAGCCAGGTGGAAGCCGTGCAGGGCAGTATTGCCGCCGCTGCTGCCCAAGTTGATGCCACCAGCGCGGGAATTGAATCAGCCCGGGCGCAGTCAAATCGCGCTAATGTCACCTTAGAAGATACGGAAATTAGAGCGCCCTTTGACGGCATGGTGGCTTTTTTGAATATTCGGGAAGGGGATTATTGGTCGCCGCAACAGTTAAGCAGCCAGACGGCGCAAAATGTGGTGGAAACGGTGCCAATTATTTTGATTGACCCCAACGAGTTTGAAGTCCAAATCGAACTGCCCGCTTTTGACGGCACCCAGGTCAGCCCCGGTCAAACCGCTTTTGTGGTCTTGGATGAGGACTTAAATAGCGCATATCGCGATTCTTTGAATAACGAAACTCTGATTAGTGTTGCCAGTGCTGAAGGCGAGGTGTTTTCTGTTAGTCCTTCGGTGACTCCTGGGGGTCGGGCGGTGAATGTTAAAGTCAGAATTAACCGTATTAACCCAGAAAAACGCGATCGCGGAGCGTTGCGGATGCAATCTCGCCTCCGCAACGGCGCCCGTGTTTCCGCCTGGATTGCCGTAAAAGAAGCGGCAAATACCACCGTGATTCCTGCAAATGTCATCGTTTACCGGGATCAAAAACCATTCGTCTTTGTTGTCCAAGAAAAAGACGGCAAACAATTTGTCGAACAGCGCCCAGTTACTATTGGTATTAAAGGCATTTCTCAACAAGAAATTCTGGAGGGAATAAAACCGGGCGATCGTCTTGTCACCGACGGCAAAAACCTCCTGGTCAATAATGCCCCAGTGGATGTGGTTGATTAG